From Echinicola soli, a single genomic window includes:
- a CDS encoding STAS/SEC14 domain-containing protein — protein MDTITTRTQEFRLLQNGIIHTRILPNLSLTLDDGRENLTAVSTITGNKPAYLMVDISKVKGISSECRDLFCSKDAAKVQHAVGMVSTSSMGRMIGNFFLGFNRPPFPIRIFADHSEALSWLTTIKNGQGK, from the coding sequence ATGGACACGATTACTACCAGGACCCAAGAATTCCGTCTGCTACAGAACGGCATTATCCACACCAGGATCCTACCCAATTTATCCCTGACCCTGGACGATGGAAGAGAGAACCTCACCGCTGTATCGACCATAACCGGGAACAAGCCCGCATACTTGATGGTGGATATCAGCAAGGTCAAAGGGATTTCAAGTGAATGCAGGGACCTATTTTGTAGCAAGGACGCCGCCAAGGTCCAACATGCGGTGGGGATGGTGTCCACCTCTTCGATGGGAAGAATGATCGGGAATTTCTTTTTGGGCTTTAACAGGCCACCGTTTCCCATTCGGATTTTTGCCGATCATTCAGAAGCATTATCTTGGTTAACCACAATTAAGAATGGACAAGGAAAATAA
- a CDS encoding sensor histidine kinase → MDKENKPTDLEDQALISEFIRLVGEIASLNFPSRINTNTGDTSLGVLAAGLNMLSEEVEKKMVELSNLKEVNHNLENFSLTLAHDIKSPLNNIMGIIDLMDSEVEEGSYANIPEYIELIRAMNSKSLEIVSGILEYSKSTVNSRKLKLISIQKTCAQIVESFSRAHSIRVTYQTMVPEIYYDPMALYQVLSNLINNAIKFNNKQECALLVKSIERQDDIMISIQDNGPGIPEKFRDNIFNLFFRLNQENQPTGTGLGLAIIKKIILENNGKIWTESRPGEGTTFCFTVQKAPG, encoded by the coding sequence ATGGACAAGGAAAATAAACCAACTGATCTGGAAGACCAGGCCTTGATATCGGAGTTTATCCGATTGGTAGGGGAAATAGCCAGTTTAAATTTCCCTAGCAGGATTAATACCAACACCGGGGACACCTCTTTAGGCGTCCTTGCTGCGGGGCTGAACATGCTTAGTGAGGAAGTCGAAAAAAAAATGGTAGAGCTGTCCAACCTCAAGGAAGTCAACCATAACCTTGAAAATTTCTCCCTTACACTTGCCCATGACATCAAGTCCCCGTTGAACAATATCATGGGCATCATTGACCTTATGGATAGTGAGGTCGAAGAGGGTTCCTATGCAAATATCCCGGAATACATTGAGTTGATCAGGGCCATGAACAGCAAAAGCCTGGAGATCGTAAGTGGAATCCTGGAATACTCAAAATCCACTGTAAATTCCCGGAAGCTCAAATTGATCAGTATACAAAAAACGTGTGCACAGATCGTCGAATCCTTTTCCCGTGCCCACTCCATCAGGGTAACTTACCAGACCATGGTTCCCGAAATTTACTATGACCCCATGGCCCTCTACCAGGTGCTATCCAACTTGATCAACAATGCCATCAAGTTCAATAACAAACAGGAATGTGCGTTATTGGTCAAGAGTATTGAACGGCAGGATGATATTATGATCTCCATTCAGGACAATGGCCCGGGTATTCCGGAAAAATTCAGGGACAATATCTTCAATTTGTTCTTTCGGCTGAACCAGGAGAACCAACCAACGGGTACCGGGCTGGGCCTGGCCATCATCAAAAAAATCATACTGGAGAATAATGGAAAAATCTGGACGGAATCGCGTCCCGGAGAAGGCACCACCTTCTGTTTCACGGTTCAAAAGGCTCCCGGGTAA
- a CDS encoding ATP-binding protein, whose protein sequence is MANTFIKHKHWSVFWYLWALQVIWSSITVAQELDRDSLRAKVVQFQQQPGYEKDTVFIRTLNHLAYRYWSTSPDSVMAISKRSLTFSKRIGYQRGAVTAMIHIGTAHYEKGNFQEAIEVEKNALMKAEKMGFNKEIGVLCINLSMVYLDIGMYEQAQQLAYRGLEIATANGFEKQVARNHWTIGQVYELQGKLQEARESFARSKELYERAGYQRLLHLLDISIGRVYLKENQPAKAQEFYQKALKESGELGHRAGMVRAFMALGDFLEQTGKSGEAMEKYAEAKNIAVALGTEQKVAEANLKIAKCLLETGKLKEAYDQVQTGLELARDIHHMALTRDGFLFLSKIQAAMGDYKPALDSYQEYTLLGDSLMNQEVRMQLVKAEEQFRHDQEIQTVNQKYQGQLLRQRNYTYFILAVSILLVFIVLLLALYLRNIRRTSRIQKAHQKKIDEQNRELERIGKFKDRILSVVAHDVKTPLNSLKSTVDMYQEGMFNKEEMNMLTQQISTKLNEVNYFVNDLVLWAKSQMTQASARPNGFEIKGLVEKTISLLLWDAKRKGIEISDRTQPGMAYADEEMVKIVVRNFLANAIKYCDNGDQIILSTRSDSEERLLVVSVEDTGTGIPAEKLPYIFDEVNMSTEGTHHEIGTGLGLVLCRQYIEMNNGKIGVESERGKGSVFWFAIPLEEQGS, encoded by the coding sequence ATGGCGAATACTTTTATAAAACATAAGCATTGGAGCGTATTTTGGTACCTATGGGCATTACAAGTTATATGGTCTTCTATAACGGTTGCCCAAGAGCTGGATAGGGATAGCTTACGGGCAAAAGTAGTGCAGTTTCAGCAACAACCCGGTTATGAAAAAGATACCGTTTTTATCAGAACCCTGAACCATCTTGCCTATCGGTATTGGAGCACCAGTCCGGATTCGGTGATGGCCATATCGAAAAGATCCCTCACATTCAGCAAGCGCATAGGTTACCAAAGGGGTGCGGTAACAGCGATGATCCATATTGGTACGGCACATTATGAAAAAGGAAACTTCCAAGAGGCCATCGAGGTGGAAAAGAATGCCCTGATGAAGGCCGAAAAGATGGGGTTCAACAAGGAAATAGGAGTATTGTGCATTAACCTGTCGATGGTCTATCTGGATATAGGGATGTACGAACAGGCTCAGCAACTGGCTTATCGCGGCTTGGAAATCGCCACCGCAAACGGTTTTGAAAAGCAAGTAGCCCGAAACCACTGGACCATTGGACAAGTATATGAGCTGCAGGGGAAATTGCAGGAAGCCAGAGAATCCTTTGCCCGGAGCAAGGAACTTTATGAGCGAGCAGGTTACCAACGTCTCCTGCACCTGTTGGATATAAGTATTGGCCGGGTATACCTCAAGGAAAACCAGCCGGCAAAAGCCCAGGAGTTTTATCAGAAAGCCCTGAAGGAAAGCGGGGAATTGGGCCACCGGGCAGGCATGGTCAGGGCCTTCATGGCGTTAGGGGACTTTTTGGAACAGACCGGAAAGTCAGGGGAGGCCATGGAAAAGTATGCTGAAGCAAAAAACATTGCCGTAGCGCTGGGAACAGAACAGAAGGTGGCAGAGGCGAACCTTAAAATAGCCAAGTGCCTGCTTGAAACGGGAAAACTAAAGGAGGCATATGATCAGGTGCAAACGGGACTTGAACTGGCAAGAGACATCCATCATATGGCCCTGACAAGGGATGGATTTCTTTTTTTAAGTAAGATCCAAGCGGCAATGGGAGACTATAAACCAGCACTCGACAGTTATCAGGAATATACACTGCTCGGAGATAGTTTGATGAACCAAGAGGTCAGGATGCAATTGGTGAAGGCCGAGGAGCAGTTTCGACATGATCAGGAAATACAAACCGTCAACCAAAAGTATCAGGGACAATTGCTTCGCCAACGCAACTATACCTATTTTATCCTTGCCGTATCGATACTGCTGGTTTTTATAGTCCTTTTATTGGCCCTGTACCTAAGAAATATCCGTCGTACAAGTAGGATACAAAAGGCCCATCAGAAAAAGATTGATGAGCAGAACAGGGAACTGGAAAGGATAGGCAAATTCAAGGACCGAATATTGTCAGTGGTGGCACATGATGTGAAGACACCACTGAATTCCCTGAAAAGCACAGTGGATATGTACCAGGAAGGGATGTTCAACAAAGAAGAAATGAACATGCTCACCCAACAGATCAGTACGAAATTAAATGAGGTCAATTATTTTGTAAATGATCTTGTTCTATGGGCAAAGAGCCAGATGACCCAAGCTTCCGCACGGCCAAACGGGTTTGAAATAAAAGGATTAGTAGAAAAGACCATTTCGTTGCTTCTATGGGACGCAAAAAGAAAGGGGATAGAAATTTCTGACCGAACACAGCCAGGTATGGCCTATGCGGATGAAGAAATGGTCAAGATTGTTGTCCGAAACTTTCTGGCCAATGCCATAAAGTATTGTGATAATGGAGACCAAATCATACTTTCCACCAGAAGCGATAGTGAGGAAAGGCTGCTGGTGGTTTCGGTAGAAGATACAGGAACAGGGATTCCCGCCGAAAAGCTTCCCTATATCTTTGATGAAGTGAACATGAGCACCGAAGGTACCCACCATGAAATTGGCACCGGCCTGGGGCTGGTCTTATGCCGACAATACATAGAAATGAACAATGGGAAAATAGGAGTGGAGTCGGAACGGGGAAAAGGCAGTGTATTTTGGTTTGCCATTCCATTGGAAGAACAGGGTTCTTGA